The proteins below are encoded in one region of Vulpes lagopus strain Blue_001 chromosome 10, ASM1834538v1, whole genome shotgun sequence:
- the PLEKHN1 gene encoding pleckstrin homology domain-containing family N member 1, with product MGNSHCVPQAPRRLRASFSRKPSLKGNREDGARKLAGLFGIEAGPDQDATADKIFYYIPGTDIRGLESQRENLEQPFLSVFKKGRRRVPVRNLGKVIHYAKVQLRFQHSQDVSDCYLELFPSYLYFQAHGSKGLTFQGLLPLMELSVCPLEGSREHAFQITGPLPAPLHVLCPSQTELGHWLFHLEKQIALVGGLQRCHLAPPQGAPEDELPWTLQHSLTQLRMESGHQMVGSAICASRVKLQHLPSQEQWDRLLVLYPTSLAIFSEEADGLCFKGELPLSAIHINLEEKEKQIRSFLIEGRFINTIRVVCASYEDYSHWLLCLQTVSHRDGVPLLLGPERFPGLRVSTQAMGGGRGSLSSDGRTSWDSGCPAPPSTHTSHSLPESSVTSTAGCPAQLIPDQANPGCTGISRQRAELRRSSSSRSPRSKAQGEGRSLATSLYLDLTKLSKQSLEDHPEAPDDPMRTPHSPLYADPYTPPANSQHKITDVQGLDEFLSAVQSSLGPESSSPFPSISVSVPVSDSSSRPSGPHLLSKKGAPQPRASQRHRGSVKGRRPPHLGSPQHVSPQRDVSPDPPLPPSGGHPPTSYDNILDKASSLSHQRWPRGEPEAGGGLIQWI from the exons GACATCCGGGGCCTGGAGAGCCAGCGAGAAAACCTGGAACAGCCATTCCTGAGTGTGTTCAAGAAGGGGCGGCGGAGGGTACCTGTGAGGAATCTGGGCAAGGTTATACACTATGCCAAGGTCCAGCTACGATTCCAACATAGCCAG GACGTCAGCGACTGCTACCTGGAGTTGTTCCCCTCCTACCTCTACTTCCAGGCCCATGGTTCCAAAGGACTCACCTTCCAG GGGCTGTTACCACTGATGGAGCTGAGTGTCTGCCCGCTTGAGGGGTCCAGAGAGCATGCCTTCCAGATCACAG GCCCGCTGCCTGCTCCCCTTCATGTGCTCTGCCCCAGCCAGACTGAGCTAGGCCACTGGCTGTTCCACCTGGAAAAGCAGATAGCCCTCGTGGGAGGGTTGCAGCGCTGCCACCTGGCACCCCCTCAG GGTGCCCCTGAGGATGAGCTGCCTTGGACTCTGCAGCACAGTCTGACCCAACTGCGGATGGAATCAGGGCATCAAATGGTGGGCAGTGCCATCTGTGCTTCGAGGGTCAAGctgcagcatctgccttcacaG GAGCAATGGGACCGGCTCTTGGTCCTGTACCCAACATCTCTCGCTATCTTTTCCGAAGAAGCAGATGGCCTTTGCTTTAAG GGGGAACTCCCACTCAGCGCCATCCACATCAAcctggaagagaaggagaagcagatccgCTCTTTCCTGATTGAAG GCCGCTTCATCAACACTATCCGAGTGGTGTGCGCCAGCTACGAGGACTACAGCCACTGGCTGCTCTGCCTGCAGACTGTCTCCCACAGGGATGGAGTCCCCCTACTGCTGGGCCCTGAGCGCTTCCCGGGGCTGCGGGTGTCTACACAG GCCATGGGTGGCGGCCGGGGCTCACTCTCCTCAGATGGACGAACCAGCTGGGACTCGGGGTGCCCAGcacccccctccacccacacCAGCCACTCTCTCCCTGAGTCCTCAGTGACATCCACAGCAGGCTGCCCTGCCCAGCTTATACCT GACCAGGCCAACCCTGGCTGCACCGGCAtcagcaggcagagggcagagctgaGACGGAGCAGCAGCAGCCGGTCACCCAGGAGCAAGGCCCAGGGTGAGGGACGCAGCCTGGCCACTTCATTGTACTTGGACCTGACCAAG CTGAGCAAGCAGAGCCTAGAGGACCACCCTGAGGCCCCAGATGACCCTATGAggactccccactccccactctaTGCTGATCCCTACACACCACCTGCTAACTCCCAGCACAAGATCACAGACGTCCAGGGCCTGGATGAG TTCCTCAGCGCAGTGCAGAGCTCACTAGGACCTGAGTCCTCGAGCCCATTCCCCTCCATCTCTGTGTCCGTGCCCGTCTCCGACTCCAGCTCCAGACCCTCCGGTCCCCACTTGCTCTCCAAGAAGGGAGCCCCACAGCCTAGAGCCTCCCAGAGGCACCGAGGCTCCGTCAAGGGCCGGAGGCCACCACACCTGGGCTCCCCTCAGCAT GTCTCCCCTCAGAGGGACGTCTCACCCGACCCCCCACTGCCTCCCTCAG GTGGCCATCCCCCCACAAGCTATGACAACATCTTGGACAAAGCTTCATCTCTCTCCCACCAGCGGTGGCCCCGAGGAGAACCTGAGGCTGGAGGGGGGCTCATCCAGTGGATCTGA
- the PERM1 gene encoding PGC-1 and ERR-induced regulator in muscle protein 1 isoform X1 has translation MENFQYSIQLSDQDWAEFSATAEECGLLQASLASGDELLSSDIDQGDRSGSSPLGPPPLLEGQPGSQGRGWPSFKKEDKAATRPLVSRSWHEPGLALGADQQMPSTSTLSEALLSLGSDAAPPGQSSSLLGPVSSRDKMQKLLQGPASQGPAPSPSGEPPQSSESPGCSTAPQKPPGSPGALPCSPSRKKRRSAGAKGGRCLSTPDSARTQLGSLLLADVKPKEDLGLAGSRGKGLSAETAEQTAGTGQDELGPDSAGAPAQVTRQGTDLDLSTPVPTTEQGTDLLRMTPTAKLHTMSTPPQETHADISMAKSDVALSTHASKLQPDTPLSTPTSKSRLDMDLPMLGPVVKLEVDSSTLASPHFVSKAQPDVGVSTPPPIPQAGPDEVKVEVAPVAKLCLSPVVSPGGPQEKPREEEASAGTPGHHSGEPPLGPVQAPKKKKVRFSMAVPSPEEPGSGDTSPPSPATAQPSSPRTTVGARGGPGAWDAMAVGPRSPQPRILKHLPPPSPSASVGPRPRSSFAVTLPEAYEFLFCDTIEEEDEQAEEEAEAGQALAEVQWPDTCEFFFQDCRAQRSGPRGSHSVAQPPPAEPVPAPPPGDPVPISIPEAYEHFLGEDSSGGLLELAAFLQRPATEHASLVPWGVGPGTLPEPSPATAEQLSLAVKQAGEPRDLLTSFTFSQNDMCLVFVAFATWAVRTSDLHTPDAWKTVLLANIGTISAIHYFRRQVGQVRRSRSRSRSRSPSPSPSPSS, from the exons ATGGAAAACTTCCAGTACAGCATTCAGCTGAGTGACCAGGATTGGGCTGAGTTTTCAGCCACAGCTGAGGAGTGTGGCCTCCTCCAGGCCAGCTTGGCATCTGGGGATGAACTCTTGTCCAGTGACATTGACCAAGGGGACAGGAGTGGCAGCAGTCCCCTTGGGCCTCCACCCCTTCTCGAAGGACAGCCGGGCTCTCAGGGGAGGGGCTGGCCCAGCTTCAAGAAGGAGGACAAGGCAGCCACCCGGCCACTGGTCAGCAGGTCTTGGCATGAACCTGGCTTGGCCCTGGGGGCCGATCAGCAGATGCCCAGCACGTCCACACTGTCAGAAGCTTTGCTGTCCCTCGGATCTGACGCCGCCCCTCCAGGCCAGAGCTCGTCCCTTCTAGGGCCAGTGTCTTCCAGAGACAAGATGCAGAAGCTTCTGCAGGGGCCagcctcccagggccctgcccctAGTCCCTCTGGCGAGCCTCCTCAGAGTTCTGAGTCTCCCGGCTGCAGCACTGCTCCCCAGAAGCCCCCTGGTAGCCCAGGAGCCCTACCATGCAGCCCGAGCCGAAAGAAGAGGCGCTCCGCTGGAGCCAAGGGAGGCAGGTGCTTGAGCACCCCAGACTCTGCTCGCACCCAGCTGGGTTCCCTGCTGCTTGCTGATGTCAAGCCCAAGGAGGATCTTGGCCTGGCTGGGTCCAGGGGGAAGGGTCTCTCCGCTGAGACAGCAGAGCAGACAGCAGGAACCGGGCAGGATGAACTGGGTCCAGACTCTGCAGGAGCCCCTGCACAGGTGACCAGGCAAGGAACAGATCTGGATCTGTCTACACCTGTCCCTACGACCGAACAAGGTACAGACCTACTCAGAATGACCCCTACAGCTAAGCTACATACCATGTCCACACCTCCCCAGGAGACTCATGCAGATATCTCAATGGCTAAGTCAGATGTAGCTCTGTCTACACATGCCTCTAAGCTTCAACCTGACACACCTCTGTCTACACCTACCTCCAAATCTAGACTGGACATGGATCTGCCTATGCTAGGCCCAGTGGTTAAGCTGGAGGTGGATTCATCTACACTTGCTTCACCTCACTTTGTTTCCAAGGCCCAACCTGATGTAGGTGTGTCTACACCCCCTCCCATTCCCCAGGCTGGGCCAGACGAGGTGAAGGTGGAGGTTGCCCCAGTGGCCAAGTTGTGTTTGAGCCCTGTTGTGTCTCCAGGAGGACCCCAAgagaagcccagagaggaggaAGCTTCAGCAGGTACCCCTGGACATCACTCAGGGGAGCCCCCACTAGGCCCTGTCCAAGCACCCAAGAAGAAGAAAGTGCGATTTTCCATGGCTGTGCCCAGTCCTGAGGAGCCAGGTTCAGGGGACACCTCACCACCTTCACCAGCCACAGCCCAGCCCTCATCCCCCAGGACCACAGTGGGGGCCCGAGGGGGGCCTGGAGCCTGGGACGCCATGGCTGTGGGGCCCCGGTCTCCGCAGCCTCGGATCCTCAAACACCTGCCTCCCCCTTCGCCCTCTGCTTCAGtggggcccaggcccaggagcagCTTTGCAGTGACCCTCCCGGAAGCCTATGAGTTCTTGTTCTGTGACACTATTGAGGAGGAGGATGAACAGGCTGAGGAGGAGGCAGAAGCTGGCCAGGCCTTGGCTGAAGTACAGTGGCCAGACACGTGTGAGTTCTTCTTCCAGGACTGTCGAGCCCAGAGGTCCGGGCCCCGGGGGAGCCACTCTGTGGCCCAGCCCCCACCAGCGGAGCctgtgcctgcccctccccctggagaCCCTGTGCCCATCTCCATCCCCGAGGCCTATGAACACTTCCTTGGAGAGGACTCTTCAGGGGGCCTGCTGGAGCTGGCTGCCTTTCTCCAGCGGCCGGCCACTGAGCACGCCAGCTTGGTCCCCTGGGGAGTGGGGCCTGGCACCCTaccagagcccagcccagccacagCAGAGCAGCTCAGTCTGGCAGTCAAGCAAGCAG GGGAACCCCGAGATCTTCTCACCTCATTCACCTTCAGCCAGAATGACATGTGCTTGGTGTTTGTAGCCTTTGCTACCTGGGCTGTGAGAACATCAGATCTCCACACCCCAGATGCCTGGAAAACAG TCTTGTTGGCCAACATCGGTACTATCTCTGCTATCCACTACTTCCGCCGGCAGGTGGGGCAGGTtcgccgcagccgcagccgcagccgcagccgcagccccagccccagccccagccccagctcttaG
- the PERM1 gene encoding PGC-1 and ERR-induced regulator in muscle protein 1 isoform X2: protein MENFQYSIQLSDQDWAEFSATAEECGLLQASLASGDELLSSDIDQGDRSGSSPLGPPPLLEGQPGSQGRGWPSFKKEDKAATRPLVSRSWHEPGLALGADQQMPSTSTLSEALLSLGSDAAPPGQSSSLLGPVSSRDKMQKLLQGPASQGPAPSPSGEPPQSSESPGCSTAPQKPPGSPGALPCSPSRKKRRSAGAKGGRCLSTPDSARTQLGSLLLADVKPKEDLGLAGSRGKGLSAETAEQTAGTGQDELGPDSAGAPAQVTRQGTDLDLSTPVPTTEQGGPQEKPREEEASAGTPGHHSGEPPLGPVQAPKKKKVRFSMAVPSPEEPGSGDTSPPSPATAQPSSPRTTVGARGGPGAWDAMAVGPRSPQPRILKHLPPPSPSASVGPRPRSSFAVTLPEAYEFLFCDTIEEEDEQAEEEAEAGQALAEVQWPDTCEFFFQDCRAQRSGPRGSHSVAQPPPAEPVPAPPPGDPVPISIPEAYEHFLGEDSSGGLLELAAFLQRPATEHASLVPWGVGPGTLPEPSPATAEQLSLAVKQAGEPRDLLTSFTFSQNDMCLVFVAFATWAVRTSDLHTPDAWKTVLLANIGTISAIHYFRRQVGQVRRSRSRSRSRSPSPSPSPSS, encoded by the exons ATGGAAAACTTCCAGTACAGCATTCAGCTGAGTGACCAGGATTGGGCTGAGTTTTCAGCCACAGCTGAGGAGTGTGGCCTCCTCCAGGCCAGCTTGGCATCTGGGGATGAACTCTTGTCCAGTGACATTGACCAAGGGGACAGGAGTGGCAGCAGTCCCCTTGGGCCTCCACCCCTTCTCGAAGGACAGCCGGGCTCTCAGGGGAGGGGCTGGCCCAGCTTCAAGAAGGAGGACAAGGCAGCCACCCGGCCACTGGTCAGCAGGTCTTGGCATGAACCTGGCTTGGCCCTGGGGGCCGATCAGCAGATGCCCAGCACGTCCACACTGTCAGAAGCTTTGCTGTCCCTCGGATCTGACGCCGCCCCTCCAGGCCAGAGCTCGTCCCTTCTAGGGCCAGTGTCTTCCAGAGACAAGATGCAGAAGCTTCTGCAGGGGCCagcctcccagggccctgcccctAGTCCCTCTGGCGAGCCTCCTCAGAGTTCTGAGTCTCCCGGCTGCAGCACTGCTCCCCAGAAGCCCCCTGGTAGCCCAGGAGCCCTACCATGCAGCCCGAGCCGAAAGAAGAGGCGCTCCGCTGGAGCCAAGGGAGGCAGGTGCTTGAGCACCCCAGACTCTGCTCGCACCCAGCTGGGTTCCCTGCTGCTTGCTGATGTCAAGCCCAAGGAGGATCTTGGCCTGGCTGGGTCCAGGGGGAAGGGTCTCTCCGCTGAGACAGCAGAGCAGACAGCAGGAACCGGGCAGGATGAACTGGGTCCAGACTCTGCAGGAGCCCCTGCACAGGTGACCAGGCAAGGAACAGATCTGGATCTGTCTACACCTGTCCCTACGACCGAACAAG GAGGACCCCAAgagaagcccagagaggaggaAGCTTCAGCAGGTACCCCTGGACATCACTCAGGGGAGCCCCCACTAGGCCCTGTCCAAGCACCCAAGAAGAAGAAAGTGCGATTTTCCATGGCTGTGCCCAGTCCTGAGGAGCCAGGTTCAGGGGACACCTCACCACCTTCACCAGCCACAGCCCAGCCCTCATCCCCCAGGACCACAGTGGGGGCCCGAGGGGGGCCTGGAGCCTGGGACGCCATGGCTGTGGGGCCCCGGTCTCCGCAGCCTCGGATCCTCAAACACCTGCCTCCCCCTTCGCCCTCTGCTTCAGtggggcccaggcccaggagcagCTTTGCAGTGACCCTCCCGGAAGCCTATGAGTTCTTGTTCTGTGACACTATTGAGGAGGAGGATGAACAGGCTGAGGAGGAGGCAGAAGCTGGCCAGGCCTTGGCTGAAGTACAGTGGCCAGACACGTGTGAGTTCTTCTTCCAGGACTGTCGAGCCCAGAGGTCCGGGCCCCGGGGGAGCCACTCTGTGGCCCAGCCCCCACCAGCGGAGCctgtgcctgcccctccccctggagaCCCTGTGCCCATCTCCATCCCCGAGGCCTATGAACACTTCCTTGGAGAGGACTCTTCAGGGGGCCTGCTGGAGCTGGCTGCCTTTCTCCAGCGGCCGGCCACTGAGCACGCCAGCTTGGTCCCCTGGGGAGTGGGGCCTGGCACCCTaccagagcccagcccagccacagCAGAGCAGCTCAGTCTGGCAGTCAAGCAAGCAG GGGAACCCCGAGATCTTCTCACCTCATTCACCTTCAGCCAGAATGACATGTGCTTGGTGTTTGTAGCCTTTGCTACCTGGGCTGTGAGAACATCAGATCTCCACACCCCAGATGCCTGGAAAACAG TCTTGTTGGCCAACATCGGTACTATCTCTGCTATCCACTACTTCCGCCGGCAGGTGGGGCAGGTtcgccgcagccgcagccgcagccgcagccgcagccccagccccagccccagccccagctcttaG